One genomic window of Cellulophaga sp. Hel_I_12 includes the following:
- a CDS encoding ribose-phosphate pyrophosphokinase encodes MPYQVPEPKIFACTQSTALAEKIAKSYGTELGKVIFSRYSDGEFQPSFEESVRGTRVFIIGSTNPSSENLMEMLLMLDAAKRASARHITAVMPYFGWARQDRKDKPRVPIAAKLVAKMLEAAGATRIITMDLHADQIQGFFEKPVDHLFASTLFLPYLKKLNLDNLTIASPDMGGSKRAYAYSKALECDVVICYKQREKANVISVMELIGDVKGKNVVLVDDMVDTAGTLTKAADLMIERGALSVRAITTHGLLSGDAYEKIEKSQLLELIITDSIPSKKNSKKVTVLSCADLFADVMDRVHNNTSISSKFLM; translated from the coding sequence ATGCCTTATCAAGTACCAGAACCTAAAATTTTTGCGTGTACCCAAAGTACTGCTTTAGCTGAGAAGATTGCAAAATCTTACGGTACCGAGTTAGGTAAGGTTATTTTTTCAAGATATAGCGATGGTGAGTTTCAACCCTCTTTCGAAGAATCTGTAAGAGGTACCCGGGTATTTATTATTGGATCTACCAATCCAAGCTCTGAAAACTTAATGGAAATGTTATTGATGCTTGATGCCGCAAAACGCGCTTCAGCTCGTCATATAACTGCTGTCATGCCTTATTTTGGATGGGCGAGACAAGATAGAAAAGATAAGCCTAGAGTACCTATAGCGGCTAAATTAGTGGCTAAAATGCTGGAGGCAGCGGGTGCAACTCGTATTATTACCATGGATTTGCACGCGGATCAAATACAAGGATTTTTTGAAAAACCCGTAGACCACCTTTTTGCATCAACACTTTTTCTTCCTTACCTAAAAAAATTAAACCTAGACAATTTAACCATTGCCTCACCAGACATGGGAGGTTCTAAAAGGGCTTATGCTTATTCAAAAGCTCTTGAATGTGACGTTGTCATCTGTTATAAGCAAAGAGAGAAAGCGAATGTAATTTCTGTTATGGAACTTATTGGCGATGTAAAAGGTAAAAATGTAGTGTTGGTTGATGATATGGTGGATACCGCTGGAACTTTGACAAAAGCAGCTGATTTAATGATTGAACGTGGCGCCCTAAGCGTACGTGCAATTACTACCCACGGACTCCTATCAGGTGATGCTTATGAAAAGATCGAAAAATCTCAATTGTTAGAATTAATCATTACCGATTCTATTCCATCAAAAAAGAATAGCAAAAAAGTTACTGTACTTAGTTGTGCAGATTTATTTGCAGACGTCATGGACCGGGTGCATAACAATACCTCAATCAGTTCAAAATTTTTGATGTAA
- a CDS encoding bifunctional riboflavin kinase/FAD synthetase: MVTIQNISKFDKEHATAVTIGTFDGVHIGHRKLLTRLMNDAKLFNLKSTVLTFFPHPRMVLQHDADIKLLNTIAEKEQILEKIGLDYLMIHPFSKKFSRLSATEFVEDILVNGLHCKKVIIGYDHRFGRNRNADINDLKDFGSTFNFEVDEIPAQEIDDVSVSSTKIRKALAEGDITTANLYLGYNYMLTGLVIKGKGLGRQLKYPTANIFIEESYKLIPLKGVYVVQSEINNTRVYGMMNIGFNPTVSNTGSTTAISKESIEVHFFDFNEDLYGQKIQVSILDRIRDEHKFKSVDALKTQLAKDKAAALKIISSPRTTE, encoded by the coding sequence GTGGTAACTATTCAAAATATAAGTAAATTCGATAAGGAACATGCTACCGCTGTAACCATTGGTACTTTTGATGGCGTGCACATTGGGCATAGAAAACTTTTAACTAGGCTCATGAATGATGCCAAACTTTTTAATTTAAAAAGTACGGTACTTACTTTTTTTCCGCATCCTCGGATGGTTTTACAACACGATGCTGATATAAAGTTGCTCAACACCATAGCTGAAAAAGAACAGATTCTAGAAAAAATAGGTTTAGATTATTTAATGATCCATCCGTTTTCGAAAAAATTTTCTAGACTATCTGCAACAGAATTTGTTGAAGATATTTTAGTAAATGGTTTACACTGTAAAAAAGTCATCATCGGCTATGACCATCGTTTTGGAAGAAACCGCAATGCCGATATCAACGATTTAAAAGATTTTGGCAGCACTTTTAATTTTGAAGTTGATGAAATTCCTGCACAAGAAATAGACGATGTATCTGTAAGTTCTACTAAGATTAGAAAAGCTTTGGCAGAGGGCGATATTACAACGGCAAATTTATATTTAGGGTACAACTATATGCTTACTGGCCTAGTCATTAAAGGCAAAGGTTTAGGCAGACAACTCAAGTATCCTACTGCGAATATTTTTATAGAAGAAAGCTATAAATTAATTCCACTAAAAGGTGTTTACGTGGTACAAAGTGAAATAAACAACACAAGGGTTTACGGGATGATGAATATTGGTTTTAACCCTACCGTTTCGAATACAGGCAGCACTACTGCTATTTCAAAAGAAAGTATTGAAGTGCATTTTTTTGATTTTAATGAAGATTTATACGGTCAAAAAATTCAGGTTTCTATTTTAGATCGCATTAGAGACGAGCATAAGTTTAAATCGGTTGATGCTTTAAAAACGCAATTAGCGAAAGATAAGGCAGCGGCTTTGAAAATTATATCCTCACCCAGAACTACTGAATAA
- a CDS encoding reprolysin-like metallopeptidase: MTANLRLLFAIPIFFIGFCGFSQVDYWQESNLKSTSVLTTAEKLSIKNPRVFKLQDSNFKQQLVKNKGTSKVEKVIYFPDELGKITGFKVEEATVFSPELAAKYPQIKSYKGTSVTNPNQQIRFSVSPNGVQSMMVDTNSDQSTFMQKTADGSAYIVYARNGLDPADKQFVCETEDAISSSILGPQPSLVDTQVLKKYRVAISATGEYTQYHGGTVANALAAINATLTRINMVFETDLAISLELVGNTDVVIYSDAANDPYSGNLNAQAQGIFTSVIGATNYDIGHLFNRANNAGDAGFIGSICRDAEKGSAFSSALVPEGDLFDIDFVAHEMGHQLGANHTWSFESEGTVVQAEPGSGTTIMGYAGIAGANNVAANGQDYFHYYSIQQITTNLALTNCAVEVTLTNNPPVIDPLTNYTIPKGTAFVLSGNASDSDPGDVLTYAWEQIDDGVVTNTTFGPDNPSGANFRSQKPTTEPSRYFPKLSRVIQGNLTQSNPTINSAWETVSNVEREMNFALTVRDNNSGGGQVAAATLKVDVVNNSGTFSVLSQNTAVTYEAGSVQTLTWDVANTNQTPINTAEVNIYLSTNGGQTFPIIVAENVKNDGTHDILIPNEVTSQARLMVKASDNIFFAVNTANFSITASPMVLSFSKLAFDVCQSNDLIIPFIYETDGTFSETVSLSLTGLPSGLIATFSPSTVTANSTNINLTLSNTNNTPVGAYTLQVVATAASSTKQVPLQLGIYNTVFAPVVLTAPSDTATNTSIDQLFVWEEAPASTAYDIEIATDMAFTTMVISETVIFNTYKANGLLPETTYYWRVKPKNDCGEGAFNAPFSFTTATIDCMVKFADNLPITISASGTPTITSTISFTEDLPVAAINVDLNLSHSYVADLKITLTSPQGTKVVLVSNSCGENRNINATFDASAPSFVCGTTPTISGIVRPLGSLASFKGESSQGDWVLEIEDNAGGDGGALNSFGIRLCVEGQFRPDEDNDGVFDDGDDLCLGTALGQEVNTDGCPVYRFEPTNFSVSIQSESCRDNNDGAIQIEAIVGLNYSVFITGNGVNISDSFTTNYAQNDLSAGEYTVCIRGTNGVITYEEYCFDVVITQPDELSVSANLTADGKEVRLVLAGALNYVLTLNGVPQQITQESLMLKLENGVNTLKVATDLACQGVYEKTFIVADKPFLYPNPANSITNLFIGTAIYNAKVQIFAMNGSLVKEIIFSEEQRTTLPIAVHNLPIGIYLVKLSGSALQGTFKLIKE, encoded by the coding sequence ATGACAGCAAACTTACGTTTACTTTTTGCAATTCCCATATTTTTTATTGGCTTTTGTGGGTTTTCTCAAGTAGATTACTGGCAAGAATCGAATTTAAAAAGCACTTCAGTTTTAACGACCGCAGAAAAGCTATCCATTAAGAACCCCAGAGTATTTAAACTTCAAGATAGCAATTTTAAGCAGCAATTGGTAAAGAACAAGGGTACTTCAAAAGTAGAAAAGGTAATTTATTTCCCCGATGAATTAGGTAAAATTACAGGGTTTAAGGTCGAAGAAGCGACCGTTTTTTCCCCTGAACTAGCGGCAAAATATCCTCAAATAAAATCATATAAGGGCACAAGTGTCACTAATCCCAATCAACAAATTCGCTTTAGTGTTTCACCAAATGGAGTTCAGAGTATGATGGTCGATACAAATTCGGACCAGTCGACCTTTATGCAAAAAACAGCAGATGGCTCAGCCTATATAGTGTATGCTAGAAATGGCTTAGACCCTGCGGATAAACAATTTGTCTGTGAAACAGAAGATGCTATTTCTAGTAGCATTCTAGGGCCTCAACCTTCCTTGGTCGATACACAAGTACTGAAAAAATACCGAGTGGCTATTTCGGCTACAGGAGAGTATACACAGTACCACGGGGGTACAGTAGCTAATGCATTAGCCGCCATAAATGCCACGCTTACCCGGATTAACATGGTTTTTGAAACCGATTTAGCGATTAGCTTAGAGTTGGTGGGCAATACCGATGTAGTGATTTATTCTGATGCCGCTAATGATCCTTATTCTGGAAATTTAAACGCTCAGGCTCAAGGCATATTTACCTCTGTCATCGGCGCCACTAATTATGATATTGGGCATCTTTTTAATAGGGCAAATAATGCTGGAGATGCTGGTTTTATTGGTTCTATTTGTAGAGATGCTGAAAAGGGAAGTGCTTTTTCATCGGCATTAGTTCCAGAGGGCGATTTGTTTGACATCGATTTTGTAGCGCATGAAATGGGCCATCAATTAGGGGCCAACCATACCTGGTCTTTCGAGTCCGAAGGTACTGTAGTGCAAGCAGAGCCAGGGAGCGGTACCACCATTATGGGGTATGCTGGTATTGCAGGTGCTAATAATGTGGCTGCAAATGGGCAAGACTATTTTCACTATTACAGCATTCAACAAATAACTACAAACTTAGCGCTAACCAATTGCGCTGTTGAGGTGACTCTGACCAATAATCCACCAGTCATTGACCCTTTAACTAATTATACCATTCCAAAGGGAACGGCCTTTGTGCTTTCAGGGAATGCAAGCGATAGTGACCCTGGAGATGTACTCACCTATGCCTGGGAGCAAATAGATGACGGGGTTGTTACCAATACAACGTTTGGGCCTGATAATCCGAGTGGTGCAAATTTTAGATCTCAAAAACCAACCACCGAGCCCAGCCGTTACTTTCCTAAATTATCAAGGGTAATTCAGGGTAATTTAACGCAAAGTAACCCAACGATAAACTCGGCTTGGGAGACGGTATCGAATGTGGAACGGGAAATGAATTTTGCCTTGACCGTTCGGGATAATAATAGTGGTGGTGGGCAAGTGGCGGCTGCTACCCTAAAGGTCGATGTGGTGAATAATTCCGGTACTTTTTCAGTACTTTCTCAAAATACAGCGGTCACTTATGAAGCAGGATCGGTACAAACCCTTACTTGGGACGTTGCCAATACGAACCAAACGCCGATAAATACGGCAGAAGTCAATATTTATTTATCGACCAACGGGGGACAAACTTTTCCCATTATCGTGGCAGAAAATGTAAAAAATGACGGAACTCATGATATTTTGATTCCGAATGAAGTGACCAGCCAAGCGCGATTGATGGTCAAGGCAAGTGACAACATCTTTTTTGCCGTAAATACTGCTAATTTTAGCATTACAGCGAGCCCTATGGTGTTGAGCTTTTCAAAATTAGCCTTTGATGTTTGTCAGTCTAACGATTTGATCATCCCTTTTATTTACGAAACTGATGGGACTTTTTCTGAAACGGTAAGCCTTAGCCTTACAGGACTACCCTCAGGCTTAATCGCTACTTTTTCTCCTAGTACAGTTACTGCGAACAGTACGAATATTAATCTTACGCTATCGAATACCAATAATACTCCCGTGGGTGCGTATACCTTGCAAGTCGTTGCGACGGCTGCAAGCAGCACAAAACAAGTGCCTTTACAATTGGGTATTTACAATACGGTATTTGCTCCGGTGGTGTTAACTGCACCAAGCGATACAGCAACCAACACAAGTATAGATCAATTATTTGTTTGGGAGGAAGCACCAGCAAGTACAGCCTATGATATTGAAATTGCTACAGATATGGCTTTTACGACCATGGTAATTTCAGAAACAGTAATTTTTAATACCTATAAGGCCAACGGATTATTGCCAGAAACCACCTATTATTGGCGCGTAAAACCTAAGAACGATTGTGGGGAAGGGGCGTTTAATGCGCCATTTAGTTTTACAACAGCAACGATTGATTGTATGGTGAAATTTGCAGATAATTTGCCCATCACCATAAGTGCCTCTGGGACACCAACCATTACCTCCACTATTTCTTTTACTGAAGATCTACCCGTGGCAGCTATAAATGTTGATTTAAACCTAAGCCACAGCTATGTAGCCGACCTTAAAATCACCTTAACATCACCCCAAGGAACAAAAGTGGTTTTAGTCTCTAATTCTTGTGGCGAAAATAGGAATATCAATGCTACTTTTGATGCTAGTGCACCTAGTTTTGTATGCGGTACCACACCGACAATTTCAGGAATAGTGAGGCCCTTAGGGTCTTTAGCTTCCTTTAAAGGAGAGTCGTCACAAGGCGATTGGGTTTTAGAAATAGAAGATAATGCTGGAGGAGATGGTGGCGCTTTAAATAGTTTTGGGATCCGCCTATGTGTGGAAGGACAATTTAGACCGGATGAAGATAATGATGGAGTTTTTGATGATGGTGATGATTTATGTTTGGGTACAGCCTTAGGGCAAGAAGTGAATACAGACGGATGTCCGGTATATCGTTTTGAGCCTACTAATTTTTCTGTTAGCATACAAAGTGAATCTTGTAGAGATAACAATGATGGAGCCATACAAATTGAAGCCATAGTGGGCCTAAATTACAGTGTTTTTATAACAGGAAACGGAGTCAATATAAGCGATAGTTTTACCACGAATTATGCGCAGAATGATTTGTCTGCTGGCGAATACACCGTCTGTATTAGGGGAACTAATGGCGTTATAACCTACGAAGAGTATTGTTTTGATGTTGTTATTACGCAGCCCGACGAATTATCGGTAAGCGCCAACCTAACCGCAGATGGAAAAGAAGTACGTTTAGTTTTAGCTGGGGCCTTAAATTATGTACTAACTTTAAATGGGGTGCCGCAACAAATTACGCAAGAAAGCCTTATGTTGAAACTTGAAAATGGCGTGAACACCTTAAAAGTAGCAACCGACTTAGCCTGTCAAGGGGTTTACGAAAAAACCTTTATTGTGGCTGACAAACCATTTTTATATCCAAACCCTGCGAACAGCATTACCAACTTATTTATAGGTACAGCAATTTACAATGCTAAGGTGCAAATTTTTGCCATGAACGGGAGTTTGGTCAAGGAAATTATTTTTTCAGAAGAGCAACGAACCACCTTGCCAATAGCTGTTCATAACCTGCCTATAGGCATATACCTAGTAAAACTTTCAGGCAGTGCCTTACAAGGAACGTTTAAACTAATAAAGGAATAA
- the pth gene encoding aminoacyl-tRNA hydrolase, with protein sequence MFGIFKSLFSKKNYSSEEIAPMKKYLIVGLGNIGPEYAQTRHNIGFKVLDALAHKENLSFDTVKLGDVCTHKIKGRSVLLLKPSTYMNLSGKALKFWMDKENIPLENVLVITDDINLDFGTIRIKTKGSNGGHNGLKDIQNTLNSSEYNRFRFGVGADFGKGKQVDYVLGKWNEEEKIALKERLEKATEVINSFVLAGMNTTMNEFNNS encoded by the coding sequence ATGTTTGGTATTTTTAAATCGCTTTTTAGTAAAAAAAATTATTCTTCAGAAGAAATAGCCCCTATGAAAAAATATCTGATTGTAGGATTAGGAAATATTGGACCAGAATATGCCCAAACCCGTCATAACATTGGTTTTAAAGTTCTTGATGCTTTGGCCCATAAAGAAAATTTAAGTTTTGATACCGTAAAACTGGGCGATGTTTGCACCCACAAAATAAAAGGGCGTAGTGTCCTATTATTAAAACCGTCTACCTATATGAATTTAAGTGGTAAGGCTTTAAAGTTTTGGATGGATAAAGAAAATATTCCTTTAGAGAACGTTCTTGTCATTACCGATGATATTAATTTAGATTTTGGGACCATCCGCATTAAAACTAAAGGGAGTAATGGAGGGCACAATGGCTTAAAAGATATTCAAAACACCTTAAATTCTTCAGAATACAACCGATTCCGATTTGGAGTAGGTGCTGATTTTGGCAAAGGAAAACAAGTAGACTATGTGCTGGGTAAATGGAACGAGGAAGAAAAAATAGCTCTTAAAGAGCGTTTAGAAAAAGCTACAGAGGTAATCAATTCTTTTGTACTCGCTGGCATGAATACGACGATGAACGAGTTTAACAATAGCTAA
- a CDS encoding 50S ribosomal protein L25/general stress protein Ctc, translating into MKSITITGSKRESVGKKATKALRNAGKVPCVLYGGEKPLHFSADEPAFKNLVYTPNAHTAVIEIEGGAKFDAVLQDIQFHPVTDAILHIDFYQLFADKEVTMDIPVRLVGNSPGVRNGGRLLFRKRKLAIKALPAKLPDFFDVDISKLKIGGTIAVETLLNNDFVILHPDSTAVVQVKAARNAVVADDEDEEGEEGAAEGAEASTEESAAE; encoded by the coding sequence ATGAAGTCAATTACAATTACAGGATCTAAAAGAGAAAGCGTAGGCAAGAAAGCAACAAAAGCCTTACGTAATGCTGGAAAGGTTCCTTGCGTACTGTACGGAGGGGAAAAACCATTACACTTTTCAGCGGATGAACCAGCATTCAAAAATTTAGTGTACACCCCAAACGCTCACACCGCAGTGATTGAAATTGAAGGTGGCGCTAAGTTTGACGCTGTTTTACAAGACATTCAGTTTCACCCAGTTACAGATGCGATTTTACATATCGATTTCTATCAGTTATTTGCTGATAAAGAAGTTACTATGGATATTCCTGTACGTTTGGTAGGTAATTCTCCAGGGGTAAGAAACGGTGGTCGTTTATTATTTAGAAAGAGAAAATTAGCCATCAAAGCTTTACCTGCGAAATTACCAGATTTCTTTGATGTTGATATCTCTAAATTAAAGATTGGCGGTACTATTGCTGTTGAAACTTTATTAAATAATGATTTTGTCATTTTACATCCAGACAGTACTGCTGTTGTTCAGGTAAAAGCTGCTCGTAATGCAGTTGTTGCTGATGACGAAGATGAAGAAGGAGAAGAAGGTGCTGCTGAAGGTGCTGAAGCTTCAACTGAAGAGTCTGCGGCAGAATAA
- a CDS encoding fibronectin type III domain-containing protein, with product MKRIVLLSIFYVLIACSKDEPRNPAPAKLIFPLEDSECTTGQNINQNTRLINFQWEAAANAQRYSLQVINLNTNAAQMVSTNENAVQLPLVKGVPYSWSVVSENTMVTETAQSEVWRFFNAGSLTTRAPFPTKILGPLSGVSVVKDVNNEVTLTWQGADVDNDIELYEVYFSDFNPPLIVTGTTNATSQEFKVTVLSNTIYYWSVKTIDQAGNSASSGVYSFRVL from the coding sequence ATGAAAAGAATAGTGCTACTTAGTATTTTTTATGTTTTGATAGCTTGTTCTAAAGACGAGCCCAGAAACCCAGCTCCTGCTAAGCTGATTTTTCCCTTAGAAGATTCGGAATGCACTACGGGTCAAAATATCAATCAGAACACCCGTTTAATTAATTTTCAATGGGAAGCTGCTGCCAATGCGCAGCGCTATTCTTTACAGGTTATAAATTTAAATACCAATGCGGCGCAAATGGTAAGTACCAACGAAAACGCTGTTCAATTACCGCTTGTAAAAGGGGTGCCCTACTCCTGGAGTGTAGTTTCAGAGAATACCATGGTAACAGAAACGGCGCAAAGTGAGGTGTGGCGTTTTTTTAATGCGGGTAGTCTCACCACACGAGCCCCATTTCCTACCAAAATTTTAGGACCCTTATCTGGAGTGTCTGTCGTGAAAGACGTGAATAACGAAGTTACATTAACATGGCAAGGCGCTGATGTCGATAACGATATTGAGCTTTATGAAGTTTATTTTTCAGACTTTAATCCACCCCTTATTGTAACGGGAACAACGAATGCAACAAGCCAAGAATTTAAAGTTACTGTGCTGTCAAATACGATTTATTACTGGAGTGTTAAAACCATAGACCAAGCAGGAAATTCGGCTAGTTCTGGAGTCTATAGTTTTAGAGTTTTGTGA